Proteins co-encoded in one Acanthopagrus latus isolate v.2019 chromosome 10, fAcaLat1.1, whole genome shotgun sequence genomic window:
- the brms1 gene encoding breast cancer metastasis-suppressor 1, which translates to MPTQPPVREPEEEMEAEGESQLPEANGEVEQPRDNERGGEETMEESTEERDSDLDESEEEEEEEEEEEESSEMDDEDCERRRGECLDEMLDLEKQFQELKEKLFRERLNQVKVKLDEVLTGKAGEYREPLAALQNSMQIRTQVAGVYRELCLQVIRHKHECELQGARQHLESERTLLFDAMKMELLEKIRRLEEDRQNIDLTSEWSDEMRGKKCKRKNMLGRSERKKKVALVSGPFIVYMLRDIDILEDWTAIKKAKAALSPLKKKVEKR; encoded by the exons ATGCCCACCCAACCGCCTGTGAGGGAGccggaggaggagatggaggcagaaGGAGAGTCACAACTCCCTGAGGCCAACGGAGAGGTGGAGCAACCGAGAGACAacgaaagaggaggagaggagaccaTGGAGGAGAGCACGGAGGAGAGGGACAGTGACCTGgatgagagtgaggaggaggaagaggaggaggaggaagaagaggagagctCAG AGATGGACGATGAGGACTGtgagcggaggagaggagaatgtCTAGATGAGATGTTGGATCTGGAAAAACAATTTCAGGAGCTAAAAGAGAA GTTGTTCCGGGAGCGGCTGAACCAGGTGAAGGTGAAGCTGGACGAGGTGCTGACAGGGAAGGCTGGAGAGTACAGAGAACCACTGGCTGCACTACAGAACAGCATGCAGATACGAACACAAGTGGCTG GTGTGTACAGAGAGCTGTGTCTACAGGTGATCAGACACAAGCACGAGTGTGAACTACAAGGAGCACGGCAGCACCTGGAG AGCGAGCGGACGCTGCTGTTCGACGCCATGAAGATGGAACTGCTGGAGAAGATCCGAAGACTGGAGGAGGACCGACAGAATATAGACCTCACCTCAG AGTGGAGCGATGAGATGAGGGGCAAGAAGtgtaaaagaaagaacatgCTGGGTCGCtcggagaggaaaaagaaagtggCTCTGGTTTCAG GCCCTTTTATTGTCTACATGTTGAGAGACATCGACATTCTTGAAGACTGGACTGCCATCAAGAAG GCAAAAGCAGCACTGTCACCACTAAAGAAAAAAGTAGAAA agcgGTGA